DNA from Dysgonomonadaceae bacterium PH5-43:
AACTGCGGCATATCTCTGGAGCGGGCACGTGAAATAACCAAGACAATGTATAGGTTAAGCTTCCGTCTGCCCGAATCAAAGCAAGAGCGACACGTCATGTTAGGCATGACCCCAGAGCAGCAACTGCTGGTCAAAATCACTCAATATTGAATCGGGTGTCCCGTTGCGGAAAACAGGAGAATTATTATTCTCCAAAAATCTTTCATCTACATATTTTAACCATTTCAAATTTTGAACGCCCAAAACCATATTGTACCAAACATCAATACATAATGTATATTGTTATACATCACAATAACTAAGTCAGGAGGGTGGCAAAAGAATCTGAGAGAAACTTTTATTGCTGCTTTTCAGGTATACTATCTGATGAAATAGTTAACTCTGACTCAATATTTTCTTCAACAATCAAAGTTATCTCATTTTGAACTTTATCTTCCTTTATTGGGTTCTTTTGTTGTTCTATTATTTTAGGAGGCTTTCCTTCTTCTTTTTTATTATTGATTATAGGTTTTGATATAATCCTAATGGAATCCGTTTCTTTTTGTAGGGAATCTAAGTCATTTACTTGAGTAGTATCAACATCAATAGTAATGGCTGTTTTATCAGAGAATTCAACGTGTCTCATTCTATAATTGAGACTTATTACTCCAACCAATGTTATCAGAAGAAATACAATTATAATCCATATAATTTTACGATAGAATTTATTAATAACTGAATTACCTTTATCTACAACAGGTTCAAAATCTTTCCCTCCAGACACTTGTTGAAATAAAGCTACAGTTATATTATCATATCCCCCAGCACTCAGTGCTGCTTGTATCAATTCCGTCTTACATGAAGTTAAGTTTGCATAGTTATCTTTTATAATTTCTTCTAAATCACTATCTCTGCAAAGACCTGAAAGGCCGTCGCTACAAAGCAAAAGTATCTCTTCGTTACTTAATTGATAAACCAAAGTATCTGCCACTGCTTTTTTTTCAGTGTCTCCTAAACTTCTAAGAATAATATTTCCATCTGGATGATCAAAAGCATACTTTGGGTCTAATCTGCCATCATCAATCAATTGTTGTACATATGAATGATCTTTCGACAGTTGCCTAAGACCAACCTTAGGATGATAGGAGTAAATTCGACTATCTCCACACCAAGCAAGATAAGCATATCTATCCAAAACCCAGGCGATTGCAATAGTTGTTCCCATTCCTCTATTCGACTCATTTGTTTGGCTATGATTTTTTATAGCTTGGTCAGCTTCGTTGATTATCTTTTTAAGATAGGTAGTTATTGAATTTGCATCTTTTGTTATCTGTTCTGTCAACAAGCTTGGGTCGAACATTTTTTTTACTGTTTCAATTGCTATGCTTGACGCTATTTCTCCAGCATTCATTCCTCCCATTCCATCCGCTACTGCAAGAAGACAACCTTTATCACTTAAAACCAAAGGTTCATCAACATCTTGAGGTATAAACCATTCTGTGGTTTGTAAATCTGTACAAACCACAAAATTATCTTCATTATTACTTCGCTCTAAACCAATATCTGTTCCTGCGATCAATTTGAATTTTATTTCATTCATTTTTCATTCATTTTTCGCGGTTTATTTAATGGTTCTTCATCCTCAATGGGTGTTAAATCGTCCGAAATATTTTTCCCTTTTTTCGCATTATATAAAGAAACTACAACCCACTTATCATCTATATTCTTTATCATTCCAGTCAAAAAGAATGTAACTTGACCTATTCGCGTTACTTCTGGGACAATATAAATCCCCCCCATAATATTAGCAGGGAAGACTGGCTGGTTAATTTCACAAATTCCTTTATCTTGGGTGATGTTTATTTCAGAACGATATACAATAAGATTTAAATCGATTGTATCTTGTTTAGATGAGTCATCTTGGGTGGTTACCCAAACTAACCATCCCTTTTTCAACCCCTCTGCAACATCTATTTGTAAACCAAACTCTCCTTTTTCGTCAGTAAGGCTATACATTCCATTTATAATTTCAGTACTATTTAATGTGTCTAAAGGAAAATTATTCCAGTTGTCGTGAAAAATTTTTCGATAATTACTCTTATAAAGGACGGGAGTATATTGTTCTTTTTCCTTTTCACTCAAAGATGTATAATTATCATCTAACTTCCATGGGGTAAACACCATCTCGTCAATACAATAAGCAGCATTTAGTTTTACAGCGATAGAGTAAACCTTACCGAACTCCGATTTATTATTACGACCATAATACTTCCCATCTTCATTATTTTTTAGACGATAGCGTTGTTCTACAAGATAAATACCGTCTTTTATAGCATATTCAATCATTTCCTGACTAGGAGAGATGAAAGATGTTTGAGATTTTAATGAAAATACTGACATGCTCACTATCGCAAATATAATTATCTTCTTCATTTTATAATTGTTTTTATTTATTTTATATTTATCTGAATGCTGAGATAGGTACAATACGGCCTTTTCCGCCTGAACCATCTTGAGCTAAACCTAACGCTCCACTCAAAACTCCAATAACATGATATTCTCCTTTATTATATATTAAAACAGGCCCGCCTGAACTTCCTCCTTGAAAATCCCAATTTGAAACCATAATAACACCCTCTTTTGTCAATCCTTCAAGTGCAACTTTAGATTCACTATAAATTGGCGTTATGTCATTAATGCTTTCGACCCCTAGTCCAGCAGGAAAACCTAATACATATACACTTTGTTGAACAGTCAAATTGGAAGAAATCTCATTATCAAATTTCAGGCCTCCACTCTTTTTGGGTCTAAAATATGCCCAGTCAGTGTGATTCCCATAATTAGCTAATTGAAAGTTTTGAGGGAATCCGTGTTCGTCAATATATGTCCCTTTTGATACCGTTGAATTTCCTATAGTAAACGGATGTTCTTTGGGTGTGTATCTAAAACTTATTTTATCGCCCACCGGAGAGACTGCTATAAATTCGATATAATAGCTCTCATCATTATTTGCCAATTGATTTAACGTAGTTTCCATTCCTGACAAAATGACTATTTCCCCATCATCATTTCTCTTATAATTAAGCTCACTCCATGTATCAATTACATGTCTAGCCGTCACAAAGCGTCCATCATTTAGTAAAAAACCTGTTCCACTACTTCCTGACACTAAAATACCTTTTGAATAGCAACGTATTTCTATATAGTATACTGAAGAGTAACATTGTTTTATTCCACCAGGAGCAATCCCTCCTGTTTCTGCTTGCTTTTCTACTTGTTTTATTGCGTCCTGTGCAAGTTTCCACGCAGCAGCAGCTTTTTTCCGAGAACCATCTAATTGTTTCTGATAATCCTCTATTTTCGAGTTCGTTTCTATTAACTTATTAGCCAATGAATCTGCCAAGACAGCATTATCGCTTGCTATATTTATTGCGTCTGCCAAAAGTATTGATTGATGTTTTAAATCATCTTTAAGCATATAGTTCCATGTAGTCAATCCGCCGATAGCCAATACTAAAACAATACTCAATGCTACAATCGCCCTCTTATACGGCTTTAATGATTGTTGTCTGAATAAATTAAGGCGTTCTGTCAATTTAATACTAGATGTCAATCCTTGTTTACCTTGCGGAACAATAAATCCCATCTTAGGTCCATTTACCGACAATTGAATTTCATCGCCACTTTGTAAGTACCATTCTTTTGTAATAGGGCGACCATTTAGAAACGTTGAATTTGTAGTAGAAAGCTGTATCAACTTCCAATTATCCCCATCTCTTACAATAGCAGCATGTTTCCTACTTACTGTTCCAAAATTTTCATCAAATCTGATTTGGCAACTTGAGTCACGTCCCAATTCTATTTGATCTACAATAATTTTTTGAGATTCTCCTGCTCTATGATATTTAGTAGTAACTTTATGCTCAAGGATGTAATAAGTACGTCCCGAACCATTTATTAAAGCTCCGATACCAGCTCCGACCGAGCCAGCGAATGATCGTTTGTATTTTTCCGTAGGTCGCGCCATATTGTTATATTTTAATTATTAATTAGATTCAACACGAAGTTTTACATCTCCTATAGAAATAATATCTCCAACATTTAACATCAATCCGAGTTGAGACACTGGGGTTGAATTAACAAAAGTGCCATTGGTTGAATTAATCCATGAGTTTTTTTCAGGCTGCCACTGCCCATCACGAATAAACCAACGAATACCATCTGTTTCAATTGTACAATGATACCGAGACATATAAAAACTTTGTTCTTCTTTCACAACTAAAAGATTATCTTCCTCCCTCCCCATAGTAAACAAGCTATATCCAGATTTATACATTTCTGTTAATTTGTAAATTTGGCCAAATTCCTCACCCTGCATAATTCGTAAGGAGTTTATTAAATCATTGTCCTTTTTTTTAAAAAAATCAAAAGATTTTCTACTTGACTTAATATTTGACATAGTAGAATAATAAGGTAATAATTTAAGCACATCCTCTGCTGATTGTAAGCGATGCTTAAAATCAGGTTCTAAACATCCTTCTATCAATAATTTCCATTTCTCTCCATCAGGCACATTACGTAGGGAATGTTGTGCCCATAAACCTTTTTTTGCATTCATTTGATAAGTAACCAAATCGTTATGATTCTCTAATTTACCAAAAGGGAGAAAACCTGTAAGTAACTGAAAGAATAATACTCCAAATGAGAAAATGTCTGTCGTTGGGAGTACAGTAGCTTCCCCTCTAACGCGATTTACTTGTTCAGGGGGCATATATGCATAAGTCCCAAATATTTGTTGTGGTTTGCCAAATATATTCCGCTCGGTCATACGTTTATTTCGGTCGCCCGAAATTCCAAAGTCGGTTAACGCAGCTACTCCATTGCTTTTAAATAACACATTTTCGGGTTTCAAATCACGATGAACCTTACCGCAACTATGTAAAGCTTTTAGTCCTGACAACATTTCAAATCCGACTTTAGAATATAAAGAGACATCATTAAAACCTGTTAAATCGCCACCAGGACAAAACTCCATGATGATATAAGGATTTCCTTTGACTGATCCATAAGATAGAGAGCGAACCAAATACTCGCTATCTATTTGTCCCGTCTGAAATTCCATACTGAAACGTTGAACTAATGGGGAACGCACTTCTGAAGGCACTTCCCAAAGTTTGAGTAATTTCAAAGCTAATATTTGCCCATCACCGTCTTTAACTCGAAAAACCTTCCCAAAAGAACCTTCCCCAAGAACACCATCAATGATAAAACGTCCATCAACTATTTCCCCTACTAAGAAATCACACCTAGTTACTATTGCCTCAGACATGTATGCTATTTTTTCAAAAATCAAACTTAAAACATCTATCACCAAGCATAATTATATCTCCAGGCTGTAATTCAATCCTATCGCTTACTCTAATATAGGTTGTTTTTAATTCGCTTCTATCCTCAATATACCATCTCCTATTTTCATATATTAATGCGGCTTGTTCTTTAGATGTAATAGTCATATTATTGGGTTCTGTATTATCGCGATTCAAAACAATCTCTTCTTCAGAAAAAGATATAGTACTAGGATTAATATTCTCTTTTTCTTCAGGAATAAGTGTCAACCTACAACTATGACGCTTACTTGGTCTTACTGTGCGTCGACCAAATGGGATATTTTCCGCTTTGACAGAGCATTCTTCTTGAGTATGCGACTCCTGCTTTGAAGAAATAGGCTCTTTATATGGCCCTGTTCGTTGAAACCTTATATCCCCTCCTTTTCTTTGCTCACAATTAGGACAGTTTGAGACACCTTGCATCATCGGATAACCACAATTAGGACAATTATTACTCTCCATAGGAAATGCTTTAGATGATCCGCCAGTAAAGGCACTTGTTTCTCGTAGAGTTTCCTTTGGGTTAAAATTTACTACACCACTATTATATGACTGAGCTGGAACACTTCTATCATAATCTACTATAGCCAATGGTTGATTGCATTTGCCACATGAAGGATTTCCATCAGGGTTATCATATCCACAGTTTCTACATCTTATACTCATAATATTATCTCCTTTCTTACTATCTAAAAATATAAGCAATTTTAATATTAAAGCGATTAAGCTTGAATTTATAATCTTCCATTACAGTGGAGTAATTTGAAACCTGAAGACGTTTTGATGTCCAATAATCTTCATTTGCTAAATTAGCCAATCCTAAATCATAAGCCAATCCAATATTGAATCCACTTAATTCTATGCCAACACCCATTGTTAATCCATAATTCAATTTAGAAAGAGGAGAATCTTTAAATTCAAATTCATCTTCGTATAAAGGTTGTTCCCCTGAGGTATATTGTGTATTTACAAATCCATTTTTACCAAACAAATCTATTTCACCAGTTATTTCAGCATTACTATTGTATTTTCTTCCTGTGGATTTACCATTATAATATTGATCTAAAGATGGCCAGTCTGTTGTACCTGTTAATTTCATCTTCCCCGATAATCCATAAGATATATAAGGCCCAAGATTTAACTGAAGATTGGTTTTTTCAGACAACTTGAAACGATAGGAGAAAATAATAGGAATATCTAAGTAACTCATATTATAATTTTCTGTAAAATCATCATATGCTTGCCCTTTATATGTATAATTTCCATCTTGATAATCATCAAAAAAGTTTCCTGAAAAAGAGTTTTTATATTTCAAATTAGTATAATTAAGTCCCATTTGAAGATATAGGTTATTATATAAACGGAAATCTATTAATGCTCCTATTGTAAAACCCATTTCTGCCTTATAAGAAGGTTTTTCCGCACCGTCTGAATATCCATAATTAACAACACTTCCTAAATCTTCTCCAGAAGCACTTGATGAAACATAAGGAAATACCAATCCCGCTGTTATTCCCCAAGACACATCTCGGCCTCTAATAACTTTACTGCTATGAGAAGGCTGAATGACTGTCGCTTCATAACCTCTCTCCTGAGAAACTTTCAAACCTAACATTTGCTTATTCGTCCTAATCTGAATAGTTTCACTACGAGCCTTAGTAGTATTGTTCTCCAAACATTCAACTAAAATGGCATAATCATTTACTTTAGTAACACTACACCATTTAGGAAAATCTCCAATAGCCCAACCTTCACTGTCTGTATATATATTTATTGTTTCCTGACCTCCTAAATTTGAATACGAGAGACTATTTTTAGAGGCACTCAGTGTTTCATTTCCTATATTTTGTGATAAAGCAATTTTCTTTTCTAAAGAATTCGAATTTACAATTATAGAGCCACTACGTTCTTTTGTTGAATTATTTGGGTCTGCCTTGATAGTCAACTTATTTCCATTCTTCTGTACAGTACACCAACTGGGAGCATTAGAATAACTCCACTCCGTATTAGTCTGAATAATTATCTCCTCTTCATTCCCTCTTGAAACGAAAGATAAATCACTAGCTGACAGTCTAAGAAATTCATCAGCTTTCCCTTGTATTATTGTTATATCTTTATTGACATTGCCATCTGAAATAATTATAGTAGCCGAACGAGAACGAATAGACGTATTTGGCTTAACATTAACCATAATAGACGACGATTTCTTCTCAATATTACACCATTCAGATAGGACATCATTTACAGTCCAATTATTTCCAGTTATGGCTATTTCCGTCGTTCCTCCATCAGCATCAAAGCTTGCCGAAGATGACGAAACCGAAAGCGCTTTTTTAGATTTTGTTGCATTCCCCTTTTTCTTCGCTTCGCATTGCTTTTTCATACTTACGCATTTCGTTACAAAATCGGGGACGTTAGATGCGCAGTCTGCTGCTGCACTAAATTTACTAATAGCAGCATCATAATTACCTTTTTTCATTTCTGCCTCACCCTGAGCGTACATGTTATGACATGTTTGATCAACTATTTGAGACGATACTTCCATTGAGCAAAATCCTATCAATAAAAGGATTAAAACTTTCTTCAAGTGATTCATATTCATTAAAATTTAATTATTTGTTTACGTATTTTTCAATTATTTTTGCTCGTCTCTGAAAAGATTCCGCAGCTTCAA
Protein-coding regions in this window:
- a CDS encoding S1-C subfamily serine protease (product_source=COG0265; cath_funfam=2.40.10.10,2.60.200.20; cog=COG0265; pfam=PF00498,PF13365; smart=SM00240; superfamily=49879,50494; transmembrane_helix_parts=Inside_1_162,TMhelix_163_185,Outside_186_521), which codes for MARPTEKYKRSFAGSVGAGIGALINGSGRTYYILEHKVTTKYHRAGESQKIIVDQIELGRDSSCQIRFDENFGTVSRKHAAIVRDGDNWKLIQLSTTNSTFLNGRPITKEWYLQSGDEIQLSVNGPKMGFIVPQGKQGLTSSIKLTERLNLFRQQSLKPYKRAIVALSIVLVLAIGGLTTWNYMLKDDLKHQSILLADAINIASDNAVLADSLANKLIETNSKIEDYQKQLDGSRKKAAAAWKLAQDAIKQVEKQAETGGIAPGGIKQCYSSVYYIEIRCYSKGILVSGSSGTGFLLNDGRFVTARHVIDTWSELNYKRNDDGEIVILSGMETTLNQLANNDESYYIEFIAVSPVGDKISFRYTPKEHPFTIGNSTVSKGTYIDEHGFPQNFQLANYGNHTDWAYFRPKKSGGLKFDNEISSNLTVQQSVYVLGFPAGLGVESINDITPIYSESKVALEGLTKEGVIMVSNWDFQGGSSGGPVLIYNKGEYHVIGVLSGALGLAQDGSGGKGRIVPISAFR
- a CDS encoding serine/threonine protein kinase (product_source=COG0515; cath_funfam=1.10.510.10; cog=COG0515; pfam=PF00069,PF00498; smart=SM00220,SM00240; superfamily=56112), whose product is MSEAIVTRCDFLVGEIVDGRFIIDGVLGEGSFGKVFRVKDGDGQILALKLLKLWEVPSEVRSPLVQRFSMEFQTGQIDSEYLVRSLSYGSVKGNPYIIMEFCPGGDLTGFNDVSLYSKVGFEMLSGLKALHSCGKVHRDLKPENVLFKSNGVAALTDFGISGDRNKRMTERNIFGKPQQIFGTYAYMPPEQVNRVRGEATVLPTTDIFSFGVLFFQLLTGFLPFGKLENHNDLVTYQMNAKKGLWAQHSLRNVPDGEKWKLLIEGCLEPDFKHRLQSAEDVLKLLPYYSTMSNIKSSRKSFDFFKKKDNDLINSLRIMQGEEFGQIYKLTEMYKSGYSLFTMGREEDNLLVVKEEQSFYMSRYHCTIETDGIRWFIRDGQWQPEKNSWINSTNGTFVNSTPVSQLGLMLNVGDIISIGDVKLRVESN
- a CDS encoding serine/threonine protein phosphatase PrpC (product_source=COG0631; cath_funfam=3.60.40.10; cog=COG0631; ko=KO:K20074; pfam=PF13672; smart=SM00332; superfamily=81606; transmembrane_helix_parts=Outside_1_296,TMhelix_297_319,Inside_320_413); translation: MNEIKFKLIAGTDIGLERSNNEDNFVVCTDLQTTEWFIPQDVDEPLVLSDKGCLLAVADGMGGMNAGEIASSIAIETVKKMFDPSLLTEQITKDANSITTYLKKIINEADQAIKNHSQTNESNRGMGTTIAIAWVLDRYAYLAWCGDSRIYSYHPKVGLRQLSKDHSYVQQLIDDGRLDPKYAFDHPDGNIILRSLGDTEKKAVADTLVYQLSNEEILLLCSDGLSGLCRDSDLEEIIKDNYANLTSCKTELIQAALSAGGYDNITVALFQQVSGGKDFEPVVDKGNSVINKFYRKIIWIIIVFLLITLVGVISLNYRMRHVEFSDKTAITIDVDTTQVNDLDSLQKETDSIRIISKPIINNKKEEGKPPKIIEQQKNPIKEDKVQNEITLIVEENIESELTISSDSIPEKQQ
- a CDS encoding hypothetical protein (product_source=Hypo-rule applied), which translates into the protein NCGISLERAREITKTMYRLSFRLPESKQERHVMLGMTPEQQLLVKITQY
- a CDS encoding putative Zn-ribbon and HTH transcriptional regulator (product_source=COG3357; cath_funfam=2.20.20.30; cog=COG3357; pfam=PF00498,PF12773; smart=SM00547; superfamily=49879,57802) produces the protein MSIRCRNCGYDNPDGNPSCGKCNQPLAIVDYDRSVPAQSYNSGVVNFNPKETLRETSAFTGGSSKAFPMESNNCPNCGYPMMQGVSNCPNCEQRKGGDIRFQRTGPYKEPISSKQESHTQEECSVKAENIPFGRRTVRPSKRHSCRLTLIPEEKENINPSTISFSEEEIVLNRDNTEPNNMTITSKEQAALIYENRRWYIEDRSELKTTYIRVSDRIELQPGDIIMLGDRCFKFDF
- a CDS encoding hypothetical protein (product_source=Hypo-rule applied; cath_funfam=2.60.40.10; cleavage_site_network=SignalP-noTM; pfam=PF13004,PF13568; smart=SM00028; superfamily=48452); protein product: MNMNHLKKVLILLLIGFCSMEVSSQIVDQTCHNMYAQGEAEMKKGNYDAAISKFSAAADCASNVPDFVTKCVSMKKQCEAKKKGNATKSKKALSVSSSSASFDADGGTTEIAITGNNWTVNDVLSEWCNIEKKSSSIMVNVKPNTSIRSRSATIIISDGNVNKDITIIQGKADEFLRLSASDLSFVSRGNEEEIIIQTNTEWSYSNAPSWCTVQKNGNKLTIKADPNNSTKERSGSIIVNSNSLEKKIALSQNIGNETLSASKNSLSYSNLGGQETINIYTDSEGWAIGDFPKWCSVTKVNDYAILVECLENNTTKARSETIQIRTNKQMLGLKVSQERGYEATVIQPSHSSKVIRGRDVSWGITAGLVFPYVSSSASGEDLGSVVNYGYSDGAEKPSYKAEMGFTIGALIDFRLYNNLYLQMGLNYTNLKYKNSFSGNFFDDYQDGNYTYKGQAYDDFTENYNMSYLDIPIIFSYRFKLSEKTNLQLNLGPYISYGLSGKMKLTGTTDWPSLDQYYNGKSTGRKYNSNAEITGEIDLFGKNGFVNTQYTSGEQPLYEDEFEFKDSPLSKLNYGLTMGVGIELSGFNIGLAYDLGLANLANEDYWTSKRLQVSNYSTVMEDYKFKLNRFNIKIAYIFR
- a CDS encoding hypothetical protein (product_source=Hypo-rule applied) — its product is MKKIIIFAIVSMSVFSLKSQTSFISPSQEMIEYAIKDGIYLVEQRYRLKNNEDGKYYGRNNKSEFGKVYSIAVKLNAAYCIDEMVFTPWKLDDNYTSLSEKEKEQYTPVLYKSNYRKIFHDNWNNFPLDTLNSTEIINGMYSLTDEKGEFGLQIDVAEGLKKGWLVWVTTQDDSSKQDTIDLNLIVYRSEINITQDKGICEINQPVFPANIMGGIYIVPEVTRIGQVTFFLTGMIKNIDDKWVVVSLYNAKKGKNISDDLTPIEDEEPLNKPRKMNEK